Genomic DNA from Spirochaetota bacterium:
GCGCAGATAAGCACCGGCGCGGAAGATGTCTTCTGCGCCTTTTCATCGATGCGGTTCTTGAAATGCTCCAGCATATCATCTCCTTCTTTTCGATCACCGTTCGCCTGTCGAGAACCGTTCTTTCCCGCGAATTGCCTGAGCGGTGAGCAATGCTATCTCGTCATGAAAGGCGATCTTGAACGCCGCCGGCGCGTTCGCACGCACCGCCGCACGCTCCCCGGCAATGCCGTAGCAGATAAGCGCGGACGCTGCTGCCGCTGCCAGATCCTTCTCGACCGCGGCGAAGCAGCCGATGGCCGATGCCGCCGTACAGCCGGTACCGACGACACGCCCCATGAGCGCATGTCCATTATCGATGCCGTACGCCGTTTTCCGGTAGGCGATGATATCACGCACGCCGGTTATCACGATAACGGCATTACGCTCCTCGCTCAGAGTCCGTGCAATGGCGGAAAGATCGCCGTCGACCTTTCCCGATTCCACACCGCGCGTCTCAGCGGACATTCCCGCGAGCACCGCTATCTCGGATGCATTGCCCTTGATGATATCGATATGGATCTCCTTAAGGAGCTTCTTCGC
This window encodes:
- the thiM gene encoding hydroxyethylthiazole kinase codes for the protein MDAAAILDKVRTTPPLVHHITNWVTIYDCAAVTRAFGAFPVMAHAKEEAADMTSLAQSLVLNIGTLTAELIDAMVTAGRRANEKGIPIVLDAVGAGATPMRTEAAKKLLKEIHIDIIKGNASEIAVLAGMSAETRGVESGKVDGDLSAIARTLSEERNAVIVITGVRDIIAYRKTAYGIDNGHALMGRVVGTGCTAASAIGCFAAVEKDLAAAAASALICYGIAGERAAVRANAPAAFKIAFHDEIALLTAQAIRGKERFSTGER